In Halogeometricum borinquense DSM 11551, a single genomic region encodes these proteins:
- a CDS encoding PGF-CTERM sorting domain-containing protein: MRSDATMPDVGTVRTATRWLAAGLALSVVVTGLAAPALAASDPTVVAGGTSVEEGEETTVDLTLTEAPDGVAGFALTVEMTNGDAATVVDAEVADEFGLGEVEGIADGTAVRLKAADLNKTVEPGASNVTLGSVTLRGQQAGETSLRVTIDRLDDNNGSSVNPRTDPGTLDVIDAAGGADESDNAGAVTATASETGPDENTMTEMGVEPTRTDDASEETAVGAPTTNKVNEAADAGTASTEVPGFTVGTALVALVAALVMLSRWED, translated from the coding sequence ATGAGATCTGACGCGACGATGCCTGATGTCGGGACGGTGCGAACGGCAACGCGCTGGCTCGCGGCCGGACTCGCACTCTCGGTCGTCGTCACGGGATTGGCTGCCCCGGCGCTGGCTGCCAGCGATCCGACGGTCGTCGCTGGTGGGACGAGTGTCGAGGAAGGTGAGGAGACGACGGTTGACCTCACGCTGACCGAAGCTCCCGACGGCGTCGCCGGATTTGCCCTCACAGTCGAGATGACGAACGGCGACGCCGCGACAGTCGTCGATGCGGAGGTGGCCGACGAATTCGGTCTCGGCGAGGTCGAGGGTATTGCCGACGGTACGGCCGTCCGACTGAAGGCGGCCGACCTGAACAAGACCGTCGAACCCGGCGCGTCAAACGTGACGCTCGGGTCGGTTACGCTCCGTGGCCAGCAGGCTGGCGAAACGAGCCTGCGTGTCACCATCGACCGACTCGACGACAATAACGGATCCAGTGTCAATCCGAGAACTGACCCGGGGACACTCGACGTGATCGACGCCGCCGGTGGTGCGGACGAAAGCGACAACGCCGGCGCGGTGACAGCGACGGCGAGCGAAACCGGCCCCGACGAGAACACCATGACGGAGATGGGCGTCGAACCGACTCGGACCGACGACGCGAGCGAGGAGACAGCTGTAGGCGCTCCAACGACTAACAAAGTCAACGAAGCAGCCGATGCTGGTACCGCCAGTACGGAAGTTCCCGGATTCACCGTTGGCACAGCGCTCGTTGCACTCGTGGCCGCGCTAGTCATGCTATCCCGCTGGGAAGACTGA
- a CDS encoding DUF4350 domain-containing protein — protein sequence MLVDDDQDFSTGNEEFILNVWDDLADGGTVLWDEGHGQYYNLARFSAFETYAESNGYDVQATSDLTADLSGASAVVITSPSDAFSDAELSALSSFVAEGGAVFLHHQSDFDDFDETDNLNTIASELGLSFRFNDAQVTDATNNTGVNYVPTTSQFNDEFPYFEDRDGISSGSELDPSKRYTVDVISVADGDTFDVEFDDGTEESIRVLGIDTPESASASDAERPEEWEGLSYEETTDGVRSVSTLNFYSATTLLAADGSPYTDGETTAVLAPEGSAVNDEDGNGDAVTYPDSAIPLAAIDGNVAAVSSALVNDASLDSDASNFVLNVWDDLTGGDATVAWYDNGQFDGFDSFSNFVSNAESAGYTVSTVDSLDADLSGIDLVVCSQPQQPSDTELSALTTFVEDGGAVYAMGKSDYEDYDNTTASNDILDAAGAPFRFNDAQVVDSEGNFEFSTSRFDSSFPYFGGGEDNSSSDVQYPYLVNWANQATSVAEEELSGKTIEIYFDENEGVRDPFDRVLAYADYDATGDGNRDTTYNAKMIEDGLARVYGSTLSRHDEFWDLEHTARTEGRGLWNESDISTAAEIRNSAVQELYFPDAAAVTGSASLDGRVPVASEDGTPLVGVDADAGVALVGSPFIDESYEADEGFAADTSGYGNFTFLSNLIDSLSDKNGDVLIDGGHGQFGAGYALSSEDAAYYQRYLEGVGLTLEQVNTAYSERLDDARAIIVTTPVSEFTADEVAALSDFAANDGAVVLLGSAAAPGSTTANLERLASELGTDLRLGSAVTDGSSNVNGNASIPVTTNFDDAFSLFDSYEPNTDGSGGSDGDDGESPTLSVSFPENGGVGGTVPAELSLSDAPDGLAGFDVTVSVDDAAVASIESATVADAFPSGVTEVSVADDDSSVTLAASDIEDAVEGGAANVSLATLSVGLQSAGETGVTLSVNALDSDADGSAIDAATDTGVVTVADIARIGDNDLPTDPDGDGLYEDMNGNGEADFEDVVVFFEHRDSDAVQSNADSFDFNGNGRVDFDDINTLFDEI from the coding sequence ATGCTGGTCGACGACGACCAAGACTTTTCGACCGGCAATGAGGAGTTCATCCTGAACGTTTGGGACGACTTGGCTGACGGTGGGACAGTACTCTGGGACGAGGGACACGGTCAGTACTACAACCTCGCTCGATTCAGTGCGTTCGAGACGTACGCCGAATCGAACGGGTACGACGTGCAGGCGACGAGTGACTTGACGGCCGACCTCAGCGGGGCGAGTGCAGTCGTCATCACGTCACCGTCTGACGCGTTCTCTGATGCCGAACTCAGCGCGCTCTCGTCGTTCGTCGCCGAGGGTGGTGCTGTCTTTCTTCACCACCAGTCCGACTTCGACGACTTCGACGAGACTGACAACCTCAACACGATCGCCTCGGAACTCGGGCTCTCCTTCCGCTTCAACGACGCGCAGGTCACTGACGCGACGAACAACACTGGCGTCAACTACGTCCCGACGACGAGCCAGTTCAACGATGAGTTCCCCTACTTCGAAGACCGGGACGGGATCAGCTCCGGGTCGGAACTCGATCCGAGCAAGCGGTACACCGTCGATGTGATCTCCGTTGCCGACGGTGACACGTTCGACGTGGAGTTCGACGACGGCACGGAAGAGTCGATCCGCGTCCTCGGCATCGACACGCCGGAGTCGGCCAGTGCTTCGGATGCCGAGCGACCCGAGGAATGGGAGGGACTCTCCTACGAGGAAACGACTGACGGGGTGCGGTCGGTTTCAACGCTCAACTTCTACTCGGCGACCACCCTCTTGGCCGCTGACGGATCACCGTACACCGACGGGGAAACGACCGCGGTGCTTGCACCTGAAGGCTCGGCAGTGAACGACGAGGACGGCAACGGCGACGCTGTTACCTATCCCGATTCGGCTATTCCGCTCGCGGCAATCGACGGCAACGTTGCGGCGGTCAGTTCCGCTCTCGTCAACGACGCCAGTCTCGACTCGGACGCCTCGAATTTCGTCCTGAACGTGTGGGACGACCTGACCGGTGGCGACGCGACCGTCGCCTGGTACGACAACGGGCAGTTCGACGGATTCGACAGCTTCTCGAACTTCGTATCGAACGCCGAGAGTGCCGGCTACACCGTGTCCACCGTTGACTCGCTGGATGCCGACCTCTCCGGGATCGATCTCGTAGTCTGCAGCCAGCCTCAGCAACCCTCCGACACCGAACTCAGCGCGCTCACGACGTTCGTCGAGGACGGCGGAGCGGTGTACGCGATGGGCAAGTCCGATTACGAGGATTATGATAATACCACTGCGTCGAACGACATCCTCGACGCGGCGGGGGCTCCGTTCCGCTTCAACGACGCGCAGGTCGTGGACAGCGAGGGCAACTTCGAGTTCAGCACCTCGCGGTTCGACAGTTCGTTCCCGTACTTCGGTGGCGGTGAGGACAACAGCAGTAGCGACGTACAGTACCCCTACCTCGTCAACTGGGCGAATCAGGCGACATCGGTCGCCGAGGAGGAACTCTCCGGTAAAACCATCGAGATCTACTTCGATGAGAACGAGGGTGTCAGGGATCCGTTCGACCGCGTGCTCGCGTACGCTGACTACGATGCGACTGGCGACGGGAACCGCGATACGACGTACAACGCGAAGATGATCGAGGACGGACTCGCGCGGGTATATGGTTCCACGCTCTCCCGTCACGACGAGTTCTGGGACTTAGAACATACAGCCCGCACCGAAGGGCGCGGTCTCTGGAACGAGAGCGATATCTCGACGGCTGCCGAAATCCGAAACAGTGCGGTTCAGGAATTGTACTTCCCCGATGCTGCCGCAGTGACCGGTTCCGCCTCGCTCGACGGCCGCGTACCGGTTGCGAGCGAGGACGGCACTCCGCTCGTCGGGGTTGATGCCGACGCTGGCGTCGCGCTCGTCGGCTCGCCGTTTATCGATGAGAGCTACGAGGCCGACGAAGGATTCGCTGCCGACACGAGCGGTTACGGTAACTTCACGTTCCTCTCGAACCTGATCGACTCTCTCTCCGATAAGAACGGAGATGTACTCATCGACGGCGGACACGGCCAATTCGGCGCTGGCTACGCACTGTCCAGCGAGGACGCAGCGTACTACCAGCGCTATCTCGAAGGTGTCGGCCTCACCCTCGAACAGGTCAACACCGCGTACAGCGAGCGTCTCGACGACGCGCGGGCGATCATCGTCACCACGCCCGTCTCGGAATTCACTGCCGACGAGGTGGCGGCGCTTTCGGACTTCGCTGCCAACGACGGTGCAGTCGTGTTACTCGGGAGCGCCGCCGCGCCGGGCAGCACGACGGCAAACCTAGAGCGCCTCGCGTCCGAACTCGGCACCGACCTTCGACTCGGAAGCGCGGTCACTGACGGCAGTTCGAACGTGAACGGGAACGCGTCGATTCCGGTCACGACGAACTTCGACGACGCGTTCAGTCTGTTCGACAGCTACGAACCGAACACGGACGGCTCTGGGGGCTCCGATGGTGACGACGGCGAATCACCGACCCTCTCGGTGTCGTTCCCTGAGAACGGTGGTGTCGGCGGTACTGTTCCGGCGGAACTGTCACTATCCGATGCACCTGACGGTCTCGCCGGTTTCGACGTAACTGTCTCAGTTGACGATGCGGCCGTGGCATCTATCGAGAGTGCGACCGTGGCAGATGCGTTCCCGAGCGGGGTGACTGAGGTGTCCGTTGCTGATGATGACTCGTCGGTGACGCTGGCAGCCTCGGACATCGAAGACGCGGTCGAGGGCGGGGCTGCCAACGTATCGCTTGCGACCCTGTCTGTCGGTCTCCAGAGCGCGGGTGAGACCGGCGTCACACTCTCCGTGAATGCTCTCGACTCCGATGCCGACGGCTCGGCAATCGACGCCGCGACCGACACCGGCGTCGTGACCGTCGCCGACATCGCCCGTATCGGCGACAACGACCTTCCGACCGACCCCGACGGAGACGGACTGTACGAGGATATGAACGGCAACGGCGAGGCCGACTTCGAAGATGTAGTGGTGTTCTTCGAACACCGAGACAGTGACGCCGTTCAGTCCAACGCCGACTCGTTCGACTTCAACGGCAACGGTCGCGTTGACTTCGACGACATCAACACGCTGTTCGATGAGATCTGA
- a CDS encoding outer membrane protein assembly factor BamB family protein, whose product MLATGTAASIAGCSSSCPDGDPPDPSHIVGSNVGSGFETVPDSSWPSPRFDAANTSYAPVQMEATAPSIQWKAHVSTSSVTDADVDTGPVVVADETVVLTTPESVVSLSLSDGTEQWRRSLTPATVPSVVGIGEAPASPVLSNGRAFLATANGVVALEIDDGTVVWRNTDSTGTGVPVVTRDALFVPTADGITRFESDTGERQWTADANGTRLAVANGSVVATDEQTVALDAATSEVRWRQPEETSGYPVVADGTVYVTESGELLGRSLADGTEQWRIDRGRSFEMPVVTPESVYAIEIPGEASSATFAFDRIDDGQPEPRWCSETSLGGAVTAATDDTVFTSQMDDGLTAFTTRFGEAVWRYSAEPEVGSLAVLDGGIVSVSPDGTVVAIGGE is encoded by the coding sequence ATGCTTGCGACCGGAACGGCTGCCAGCATCGCTGGCTGTTCATCGTCGTGCCCTGACGGCGACCCGCCAGACCCATCTCATATCGTTGGATCAAATGTCGGCTCTGGGTTTGAGACGGTCCCTGACAGTTCGTGGCCGTCACCGCGGTTCGACGCCGCGAACACAAGCTATGCGCCAGTTCAGATGGAGGCGACAGCCCCATCGATCCAGTGGAAAGCACATGTTTCCACGTCTTCTGTCACGGATGCGGACGTCGATACGGGTCCAGTGGTAGTTGCCGACGAAACTGTCGTTCTGACGACTCCGGAGAGCGTCGTTTCGTTGTCGCTTTCTGACGGGACCGAACAGTGGCGACGCAGTCTCACACCCGCGACAGTTCCGTCAGTAGTCGGTATTGGAGAGGCTCCGGCGTCACCGGTGCTCTCGAATGGCCGGGCATTTCTCGCGACAGCCAACGGTGTCGTCGCACTGGAAATTGACGACGGCACCGTTGTGTGGCGGAACACCGACAGCACTGGGACGGGTGTCCCTGTTGTGACTCGCGATGCTCTATTCGTCCCGACAGCCGACGGGATAACAAGATTTGAGAGCGACACTGGAGAGCGACAGTGGACAGCGGACGCCAACGGGACGAGGCTAGCCGTGGCCAACGGCTCCGTCGTCGCTACCGATGAGCAGACAGTAGCACTGGATGCTGCGACTAGCGAAGTTCGCTGGCGGCAGCCAGAGGAAACTAGTGGGTATCCTGTCGTTGCCGACGGGACGGTATACGTGACCGAATCTGGCGAACTACTCGGCCGGTCACTCGCCGACGGGACCGAGCAGTGGCGTATCGACCGTGGACGGTCGTTTGAAATGCCGGTCGTCACACCCGAAAGCGTGTACGCAATCGAGATACCCGGTGAAGCGTCCAGCGCGACGTTCGCGTTCGATCGTATTGACGACGGCCAACCGGAGCCGCGATGGTGTTCAGAAACTAGTCTGGGTGGAGCCGTCACTGCCGCAACTGACGACACCGTATTCACGTCTCAGATGGATGATGGCCTCACCGCCTTTACAACGCGCTTCGGCGAAGCAGTATGGCGGTATTCAGCCGAACCGGAGGTCGGATCACTAGCGGTCCTCGATGGTGGGATTGTGAGCGTGTCGCCAGATGGCACCGTGGTGGCTATCGGAGGTGAGTGA
- a CDS encoding ferritin family protein, translated as MKLADDSREDRLNPDSFAHGYFKNAVYRHWDPSEDIPQTLLKEDRTNLLTTDDLDEQQFDLLRSQIALFGAGEEAVTEDLAPLALVLDDIDAQMFVASQIYEEAKHTQFFDRYWREVIRPVTEERGYEPTSPTDERYFSDQYIELFDRTETAMKRLVTDDTPENRAKAFCHYHLVIESVLAQTAYYGFTARYSESRSEIHNTTDAMPHLPGLLEGISYIRADEGRHVGFGMHSVRTLIHEDGVDDAVVRETLQSLLPLVTDSLQANRDSRADSAPLVEYARDKIAQRIEVLTDAEAEIPAVDELVDLTTTAEELAGE; from the coding sequence ATGAAGCTCGCAGACGATAGCCGAGAGGATCGGCTTAATCCAGACTCGTTCGCACACGGTTACTTCAAGAATGCCGTGTATCGGCATTGGGATCCATCCGAAGACATCCCTCAAACACTCCTTAAGGAAGATCGGACGAACCTACTCACCACCGACGACCTCGATGAGCAACAGTTTGACTTGCTCCGCTCCCAAATTGCGCTCTTCGGTGCCGGTGAAGAGGCCGTTACAGAAGATCTTGCGCCGCTCGCGTTGGTTCTTGACGACATTGACGCCCAAATGTTCGTCGCCAGCCAGATCTATGAGGAAGCGAAACACACGCAGTTTTTCGATCGGTACTGGCGAGAAGTCATTCGTCCAGTCACCGAGGAGCGAGGCTACGAGCCCACAAGTCCGACTGACGAGCGGTACTTCTCGGACCAGTACATCGAACTGTTCGACCGGACGGAAACCGCGATGAAGCGATTAGTGACCGATGACACGCCCGAGAATCGTGCGAAAGCATTCTGCCACTACCACCTCGTGATTGAAAGTGTCCTCGCCCAAACGGCGTACTATGGCTTCACCGCCCGGTATAGCGAGAGTCGCTCTGAGATTCATAACACGACCGATGCAATGCCACACCTTCCGGGACTGCTCGAAGGGATCAGTTATATTCGCGCTGACGAAGGCCGCCACGTCGGTTTCGGAATGCACAGCGTCCGGACCCTCATTCACGAGGACGGTGTTGACGACGCAGTTGTTCGAGAAACGCTCCAATCCCTTCTTCCACTCGTCACTGACTCGCTTCAAGCAAATCGGGACTCCCGAGCGGATTCGGCTCCGCTCGTCGAATATGCCCGCGATAAGATTGCGCAGCGTATCGAGGTTCTCACCGATGCTGAAGCAGAAATCCCGGCGGTCGATGAGCTAGTGGATCTCACAACCACTGCCGAAGAGCTTGCAGGCGAGTAA
- a CDS encoding CPBP family intramembrane glutamic endopeptidase: MSDSVSTPTADVDNGATDRTGTVRTATVLAGIIVAALVATVAATLATAVIGSRLGETATFVVGIVGIELSFIVVGITYLRFRSSFRLPVRPPTRQELPYLIGGLLASLVTAFLSLAITDAIIPAFELSPGYTEYSRLGDLTGIGFAFGAILSFTLIGPTEEFFFRGVMQGRLREAFSPVSAVGIAGAAFALFHVYPVLLLSPPLATIAHMAAYYTLMGMIFGWVYYRTDNLVVPALVHGIFNAVLFTSALWI, translated from the coding sequence ATGTCAGACTCAGTTTCGACACCCACCGCAGACGTTGATAACGGTGCGACTGATCGAACTGGAACTGTCCGCACTGCGACTGTGCTCGCTGGGATCATTGTCGCTGCGCTAGTGGCAACCGTCGCAGCGACGCTGGCAACAGCCGTTATCGGAAGTAGGTTAGGGGAGACAGCTACCTTCGTTGTAGGAATCGTCGGAATCGAACTCAGTTTCATCGTCGTCGGAATAACGTATCTCCGATTTCGGTCGTCGTTTCGCCTACCCGTTCGGCCGCCAACTCGACAAGAACTCCCATACCTAATCGGTGGCCTGCTGGCAAGTCTCGTCACAGCCTTCCTCTCGCTTGCGATCACTGATGCCATTATCCCAGCTTTCGAGCTCTCACCCGGCTACACTGAGTATAGTCGGCTCGGCGATCTGACCGGAATAGGGTTCGCGTTCGGTGCGATTCTGTCGTTTACACTAATTGGTCCCACCGAAGAGTTCTTCTTCCGCGGCGTAATGCAAGGCCGACTCCGCGAAGCGTTCAGCCCCGTGAGCGCCGTCGGAATCGCTGGGGCGGCGTTCGCTCTCTTTCACGTCTACCCGGTCCTATTGCTCTCTCCACCTCTTGCCACAATCGCCCACATGGCGGCGTACTACACGCTCATGGGGATGATATTCGGTTGGGTGTACTATCGAACAGACAATCTCGTCGTTCCTGCCCTCGTTCATGGGATATTCAACGCTGTGCTGTTCACATCTGCACTGTGGATCTGA
- a CDS encoding winged helix-turn-helix domain-containing protein, producing MADLGGSSYDDTYAALTDETRVQILFALADQYDEAWSSGWLSFSQLRERVGVADTSRFSYHLDALQDELVRKIDGQYRPRVAALEIVSAIRAGTYDGETVTVDRRQTEYQCPHCEQSLVITYQDHLLYVGCPDHGAAIAYPVPPRAVTGRTIEDVLDLSLRKHACDVRLLQDGVCPHCWSTAGLSFPRESVPDSYLLDDVPYATAACDTCWLSYPIPVAHTVLGHPAVETLYADHGFGLADAQIGPHDLARVADVVCCTSDSPAVRLTIDLGDRPLVFELDESCAVLDYWRR from the coding sequence ATGGCGGATTTAGGTGGCAGTTCGTACGACGACACGTATGCGGCGTTGACAGATGAGACACGTGTTCAAATCCTCTTCGCGCTTGCGGACCAGTACGACGAGGCGTGGTCGTCTGGGTGGCTTTCGTTTTCGCAGTTGCGCGAACGAGTCGGCGTTGCAGACACCAGTCGGTTTAGCTATCACCTGGATGCGTTGCAAGACGAACTCGTTCGTAAGATCGATGGACAATACCGGCCGCGAGTTGCTGCCCTCGAAATCGTGTCCGCGATTCGAGCGGGGACGTATGATGGTGAGACAGTAACTGTCGATCGACGGCAGACTGAGTACCAGTGCCCACACTGCGAGCAGTCACTCGTCATAACCTATCAGGACCACCTGCTGTACGTCGGCTGTCCGGACCACGGCGCTGCAATCGCCTATCCGGTTCCACCCCGGGCGGTAACTGGCCGAACGATAGAAGACGTTCTCGATCTCTCGCTTCGTAAACACGCCTGCGACGTGCGACTCCTTCAGGACGGAGTCTGTCCACATTGCTGGAGTACTGCTGGTCTCTCGTTTCCGCGGGAATCTGTTCCGGATTCGTACCTTCTCGACGATGTTCCGTATGCAACTGCCGCGTGCGATACCTGCTGGTTGTCGTATCCGATCCCGGTCGCTCATACAGTTCTCGGACACCCCGCGGTCGAAACTCTGTACGCAGACCACGGATTCGGACTGGCAGACGCCCAGATCGGACCGCACGATCTAGCGAGAGTGGCTGACGTCGTCTGCTGTACCAGTGACTCACCAGCGGTCCGGCTTACTATCGATCTTGGTGATCGGCCGCTCGTCTTCGAACTGGACGAGTCCTGTGCTGTCCTCGATTACTGGCGTCGGTAG